One region of Glutamicibacter sp. B1 genomic DNA includes:
- a CDS encoding HelD family protein produces MTETIERDLLAESEYVGRLYERLDELRAEKVEQLERTRAQGAIGTFQNMSERDSFATLYEDRIAQLDAVQDRLVFGRLDMGGAAKEQGPRYIGRIGLSDEDLNRLMIDWRATEAAPFYQATALNPRGVRRRRHLMLKGRSVAGIEDDVLDETWLDEGHTHHGEGALMAALREKRTGRMGDIVGTIQAEQDAIIRAELPGAVVVQGGPGTGKTAVALHRAAFLLYEYRERLKNAGVLIVGPSNSFMRYIERVLPSLGETGVVMSSVGELYHGVYAVPETNRTVARLKGQLSMAKVIANAVRNRQRLIPEDRIVVVEGTRLTVTPKMVKNARERARHTHKPYNEARETFVKVLVGDLAEQLRRKLEESAGQSSTTDRSYLPQEVRESYDVRVLLNLCWMPLTPQQLVAELLAAPHLLAAAAPQLKESERDALYRRRTEPFTEADVPLLDEAAQLLGDFADPHAAAHTAQYEADVENAKAALNNMHTMLENAGIDGVVTAEQVAGVNQETAAVLTSAERAVADRTWAYGHIVVDEAQELSPMQWRLLVRRCPMKSFTIVGDIAQTSAASGASSWAQALEPFFGDRFELEELTVNYRTPAQIADAAVRVAQAAGLRITTPQAVREGDWPPVITKTTPDNLEATVLETLATELEYSAGGLQAVIVPQHELARIRSAVTDVYGDRVGSGSGGMSQDIVVISARESKGLEFDGVLILEPAALVAEVDGGVGDLYVAMTRTTQRLHVVHSQALPQGMN; encoded by the coding sequence TTGACCGAGACGATCGAACGCGACTTGTTAGCTGAATCCGAATATGTGGGGCGCTTGTATGAGCGTCTAGATGAGTTGCGCGCCGAAAAGGTTGAGCAGCTGGAACGTACCCGCGCCCAGGGGGCGATCGGAACCTTCCAGAATATGTCCGAACGTGATTCCTTCGCCACCCTCTACGAGGATAGGATCGCCCAACTTGATGCGGTTCAGGACCGGCTGGTTTTTGGGCGACTCGATATGGGTGGGGCCGCCAAAGAGCAAGGTCCACGCTACATCGGGCGCATCGGCCTGTCCGATGAGGACCTGAACCGCCTGATGATCGACTGGCGAGCCACCGAGGCCGCACCGTTCTACCAAGCCACCGCGCTGAACCCGCGTGGGGTGCGCCGTCGTCGCCACCTGATGCTCAAAGGCCGATCCGTGGCCGGGATCGAAGACGACGTGCTCGATGAAACCTGGCTGGATGAGGGGCATACCCATCACGGTGAGGGCGCCCTGATGGCTGCGCTGCGCGAAAAGCGCACCGGACGCATGGGCGATATTGTCGGCACCATTCAAGCCGAACAGGATGCCATCATCCGTGCCGAACTTCCCGGAGCGGTGGTCGTCCAAGGTGGTCCGGGTACCGGTAAAACGGCGGTGGCCCTGCACCGTGCGGCGTTTTTGCTCTACGAATACCGCGAACGGCTCAAAAACGCCGGCGTGCTGATCGTCGGCCCGTCAAACTCTTTTATGCGCTATATCGAACGCGTGCTGCCATCCCTGGGCGAAACCGGCGTCGTGATGTCCTCGGTGGGCGAGCTGTACCACGGGGTGTACGCGGTGCCAGAAACCAACCGCACGGTGGCTCGGCTCAAGGGTCAACTTTCGATGGCCAAGGTTATCGCTAACGCGGTGCGCAATCGCCAGCGACTGATCCCCGAAGACCGGATCGTCGTGGTGGAGGGCACCCGCCTGACCGTGACCCCCAAAATGGTTAAAAATGCCCGCGAACGCGCCCGCCACACCCACAAGCCGTATAACGAAGCCCGCGAAACCTTCGTGAAAGTACTCGTGGGTGACCTAGCTGAACAGCTACGTCGCAAACTCGAAGAATCTGCCGGGCAGTCTTCGACCACTGACCGCTCATATTTGCCGCAGGAAGTTCGTGAGTCCTACGACGTGCGCGTGCTGCTGAACCTGTGCTGGATGCCGCTGACCCCGCAACAACTGGTCGCCGAGCTCTTGGCCGCCCCGCACCTTTTGGCGGCCGCCGCCCCGCAGCTCAAAGAGTCTGAGCGTGACGCCCTGTACCGGCGCAGGACCGAGCCGTTCACCGAAGCTGATGTGCCCCTGCTTGATGAGGCGGCACAATTGCTCGGTGATTTCGCCGATCCGCACGCGGCGGCCCACACCGCGCAGTACGAGGCAGATGTCGAAAACGCTAAGGCTGCGTTGAACAACATGCACACCATGTTGGAAAACGCGGGGATCGACGGGGTCGTCACCGCCGAGCAGGTGGCCGGGGTGAACCAGGAAACAGCTGCTGTACTGACCTCCGCCGAACGCGCGGTCGCCGATCGTACCTGGGCGTACGGGCATATCGTCGTTGATGAAGCGCAGGAGCTTTCGCCCATGCAGTGGCGCCTATTGGTGCGTCGTTGCCCGATGAAGTCTTTCACCATTGTGGGCGATATTGCGCAGACCTCTGCGGCTTCGGGCGCCAGTAGCTGGGCCCAAGCCCTAGAACCCTTCTTTGGCGACCGTTTTGAGCTAGAAGAATTGACGGTCAATTACCGTACGCCGGCGCAGATCGCCGATGCTGCAGTTCGCGTAGCGCAGGCTGCCGGCTTGCGCATCACCACCCCGCAGGCGGTGCGCGAAGGGGATTGGCCACCGGTCATCACCAAAACTACGCCGGACAATCTAGAAGCAACGGTCCTTGAAACGCTGGCAACTGAGCTGGAATATTCAGCCGGTGGTCTGCAAGCGGTCATTGTTCCGCAACACGAGCTTGCCCGGATCCGTTCGGCGGTCACCGATGTCTATGGCGATCGTGTGGGAAGCGGTTCGGGCGGTATGAGCCAGGACATCGTGGTGATTTCCGCGCGCGAATCAAAGGGCTTGGAATTTGATGGTGTGCTGATTCTCGAACCGGCGGCCCTAGTTGCCGAAGTTGATGGTGGCGTGGGCGACTTGTATGTGGCCATGACGCGTACCACCCAGCGGCTTCATGTGGTGCACAGCCAAGCGTTGCCACAGGGAATGAACTGA
- a CDS encoding TlyA family RNA methyltransferase — MKRLDQELVTRGLARSRTEAAKLVDAGRVLLAGQPVAKVSKKVSDSDQLVVLASEGEEYVSRAGHKLAGALDVFTTINPTGLRCLDAGASTGGFTDVLLRRGAQHVVAVDVGHGQLVPEIRNDPRVSVHEGLNVRYLTPEDIGGVVDLVVADLSFISLRLVIDALAGATKPGGSLVLMVKPQFEVGRDHLNRTGVVTDPALRQSSVEAVISSARDAGLSLKGLARSPLPGQDGNVEFFLWLLADKDAQRRDVPVIMENVDYS, encoded by the coding sequence GTGAAACGGCTCGATCAAGAACTAGTTACCCGCGGGTTGGCCCGCTCACGAACCGAAGCCGCCAAACTCGTCGATGCCGGGCGCGTACTGCTAGCTGGGCAGCCGGTGGCTAAAGTTTCAAAAAAGGTTTCGGACTCCGATCAACTAGTTGTTCTGGCCAGCGAAGGCGAAGAATATGTCTCGCGTGCCGGACATAAGCTCGCCGGAGCACTAGATGTTTTTACCACCATCAACCCAACTGGCTTGCGCTGCCTTGACGCCGGCGCATCGACCGGTGGATTTACCGATGTTTTGCTGCGCCGCGGTGCGCAACACGTAGTGGCAGTCGATGTTGGGCATGGCCAGCTGGTGCCCGAAATTCGGAATGACCCGCGTGTCTCGGTCCATGAAGGGCTCAACGTCCGATACCTCACGCCCGAAGATATTGGGGGAGTTGTCGACCTGGTAGTAGCTGATTTGTCCTTTATTTCGCTGCGCTTGGTGATCGATGCCTTGGCCGGCGCCACCAAACCTGGCGGATCCTTGGTGCTGATGGTTAAGCCACAGTTCGAAGTCGGGCGCGATCACCTGAACCGTACCGGAGTCGTCACCGATCCCGCCTTGCGCCAATCATCGGTCGAAGCGGTCATTTCGAGCGCGCGTGATGCGGGGCTGAGCCTGAAAGGTTTGGCACGAAGTCCGTTGCCGGGCCAGGACGGTAACGTGGAATTTTTCCTCTGGTTGCTGGCGGATAAGGATGCACAGCGGCGCGATGTTCCAGTGATCA
- the tyrS gene encoding tyrosine--tRNA ligase, whose translation MSDTKQNPVIAGQSNDASFPNVWQELKWRGLVHVSTDETELERALSEETVTYYCGFDPTAPSLHLGNLVQLLNMRRLQLAGHKPLALVGGSTGLIGDPRQTAERTLNTKETVNEWVAKLQSQVSRFLSAEGDNAVRLVNNLDWTQQLSALDFLRDVGKYFRVGTMVKKEIVAARLNSDEGISYTEFSYQVLQGYDFLELNRQYGCTLQTGGSDQWGNLTSGTDLIRKVQGNSVHAYGTPLITNSDGTKFGKSEGNAIWLDADMCSPYTFYQFWLNTADADVIDRLKVFTFLTREQIAELETEVAERPFKRVAQRTLAWEVTSLVHGEQATEQVIAASAAVFGNGDLSAIDLPTLESVIAELPTAKVTVDDLGILNVLQSSGLSKSQSEARRTVTEGGAYVNNEKADGIDTVLSESDFLHGRYAILRRGKKNMAVVELAQ comes from the coding sequence ATGTCTGATACCAAGCAGAACCCCGTGATTGCGGGACAGAGTAACGACGCATCTTTTCCGAACGTCTGGCAGGAACTGAAGTGGCGCGGCCTCGTGCACGTTTCTACCGATGAGACCGAGCTGGAACGAGCCCTGTCCGAAGAGACTGTGACTTACTATTGCGGGTTCGATCCGACTGCGCCCTCCCTGCACCTAGGCAATCTCGTGCAGTTGCTGAATATGCGTCGCCTGCAGCTGGCCGGCCACAAGCCACTGGCTCTGGTCGGCGGTTCCACCGGTCTGATTGGCGATCCACGCCAAACCGCAGAGCGCACCTTGAACACCAAAGAGACCGTGAACGAATGGGTCGCCAAGCTGCAGTCTCAGGTTTCCCGCTTCCTCTCCGCTGAGGGGGACAACGCAGTGCGCCTGGTGAACAACCTAGATTGGACTCAACAGCTTTCGGCTCTGGATTTCCTGCGCGATGTTGGCAAGTACTTCCGTGTGGGCACCATGGTCAAGAAGGAGATCGTCGCCGCGCGTCTGAACTCCGACGAAGGCATCAGCTACACCGAGTTCTCCTACCAGGTGCTTCAGGGCTACGACTTCTTGGAGCTCAACCGTCAGTACGGTTGCACTTTGCAGACCGGCGGTTCGGACCAGTGGGGCAACCTGACCAGTGGCACCGATCTGATCCGCAAGGTTCAGGGCAACTCCGTACATGCGTATGGCACCCCGCTGATCACCAACTCGGATGGCACCAAGTTTGGTAAGTCCGAGGGTAATGCGATTTGGCTGGATGCTGACATGTGCAGCCCGTACACCTTCTACCAGTTCTGGTTGAACACTGCCGATGCCGATGTGATCGACCGCTTGAAGGTCTTCACGTTCCTGACCCGAGAGCAGATCGCCGAACTGGAGACCGAGGTTGCCGAGCGTCCGTTCAAGCGCGTTGCCCAGCGCACCCTAGCTTGGGAAGTGACTTCCTTGGTCCACGGTGAGCAGGCGACCGAGCAGGTTATCGCTGCCTCCGCAGCGGTATTCGGCAATGGTGATTTGAGCGCCATCGACCTGCCAACTTTGGAATCGGTCATTGCTGAATTGCCAACGGCAAAGGTCACCGTCGACGATCTCGGCATCTTGAACGTGCTGCAGTCTTCGGGTCTGAGCAAGTCGCAGTCTGAGGCTCGACGTACTGTCACCGAGGGTGGCGCCTACGTGAACAACGAAAAAGCTGACGGCATCGACACTGTTCTGAGCGAATCGGATTTCCTGCACGGCCGATACGCAATCCTGCGTCGCGGTAAGAAGAACATGGCAGTGGTCGAGCTAGCTCAATAG
- a CDS encoding HAD-IIA family hydrolase — MLISGFDAVLSDLDGVVYAGPNAIDDAVESLNTLAEVNVTLAFITNNAGRSPMSVAAHLRQLGVKTSAEQVFGSADAGAEMLARELNPGSKVLVVGSPYLRECIAVRGLEVVESHTDEPAAVIQGFDPDMSWKNLAEASYAINRGAAWVATNTDLTIPRAEGIAPGNGSLVNAVTLATGVEPRVAGKPESYLFARAADRLDSHRPLVIGDRLDTDILGGFRAGFSTALVLTGVDSPRTALGAPVEQRPNYLINTLADLYRPYPTIKVLGYGVQVGEAVAKVSDGAIEVSGSESDLNAWRAACHAWWLAHPRQSGHEQPEIRFTDRGLDTLRRVRG, encoded by the coding sequence ATGCTGATTTCTGGATTTGATGCAGTCCTCTCCGACCTCGACGGGGTTGTTTACGCTGGCCCAAACGCCATCGACGACGCCGTGGAGTCGCTGAACACCCTGGCAGAAGTGAATGTCACTTTGGCGTTCATTACCAATAATGCGGGGCGTTCGCCGATGTCAGTGGCGGCGCATTTGCGTCAGCTCGGGGTCAAGACCAGCGCAGAACAGGTGTTTGGTTCAGCAGATGCGGGTGCCGAAATGCTCGCGCGTGAACTGAATCCAGGCTCCAAGGTATTGGTGGTGGGTTCCCCCTACTTACGTGAATGTATTGCAGTACGCGGGTTGGAAGTAGTTGAATCGCATACCGACGAACCCGCGGCGGTGATCCAGGGGTTCGACCCAGATATGTCCTGGAAGAACCTGGCCGAGGCCAGTTACGCCATTAACCGTGGTGCTGCCTGGGTCGCGACCAATACGGACCTGACGATTCCACGTGCCGAGGGCATTGCCCCGGGTAATGGATCGTTGGTCAACGCGGTCACGCTGGCCACCGGCGTTGAGCCACGGGTCGCCGGCAAACCGGAATCCTATCTTTTTGCGCGGGCCGCGGATCGACTTGATTCGCATCGTCCGCTGGTGATCGGCGATCGACTGGACACCGATATCCTCGGTGGATTCCGCGCCGGATTCTCCACCGCTTTGGTGCTCACCGGTGTGGACTCGCCGCGTACCGCACTGGGCGCTCCCGTAGAACAGCGTCCAAACTATCTCATCAATACGTTGGCCGACCTGTATCGTCCGTACCCGACCATCAAGGTTTTGGGCTACGGGGTGCAGGTAGGTGAAGCGGTGGCCAAAGTCAGTGATGGTGCCATCGAGGTCTCGGGCAGTGAGTCAGATTTGAACGCCTGGCGTGCAGCATGCCATGCCTGGTGGCTGGCGCATCCACGTCAGAGCGGGCATGAACAACCCGAGATCCGCTTTACCGACCGCGGCCTGGACACCCTACGCCGAGTTCGGGGCTAA
- a CDS encoding adenine phosphoribosyltransferase: protein MLGVTTSENISDLLDRLSKIVPDYPQPGISFKDLTPVFADPVGLRRMVDELIAPFEGQFDIVAGLEARGFVLAAAAAYASGKGMLTIRKAGKLPREVYRDEYTLEYGTSCLEVHKDEIAPGTRVLILDDVLATGGTVGSSVRLIEKTGATVAGIGVVLELDGLDGRGKLEGHRVHSLQVVHS from the coding sequence TTGCTAGGCGTGACTACTTCTGAGAACATTAGCGACCTGCTGGACCGACTAAGCAAGATCGTCCCGGACTACCCACAGCCCGGAATCTCCTTCAAGGACCTGACTCCGGTCTTCGCCGATCCGGTGGGTTTGCGTCGCATGGTGGATGAACTGATCGCTCCTTTTGAAGGACAGTTCGATATTGTCGCCGGTCTTGAAGCCCGCGGGTTCGTCCTGGCTGCGGCCGCGGCCTACGCTTCGGGCAAGGGCATGCTGACTATCCGCAAAGCCGGCAAGCTACCGCGCGAGGTGTACCGCGATGAGTACACCCTCGAATATGGCACCAGCTGCCTCGAAGTGCATAAAGACGAAATCGCTCCCGGAACCCGGGTACTGATCCTCGACGACGTTTTGGCCACCGGCGGAACCGTGGGTTCATCGGTACGTTTGATCGAAAAGACCGGCGCCACCGTCGCTGGGATCGGCGTGGTGCTAGAGCTCGACGGCCTGGACGGTCGCGGCAAGCTAGAAGGCCACCGCGTGCATTCACTGCAGGTCGTACACTCCTAA